In Streptomyces qaidamensis, one DNA window encodes the following:
- a CDS encoding Lrp/AsnC family transcriptional regulator, whose product MAERQDDGGVLPPPRPLDAIDQDILRMLQADGRASIRSVAERVHVSRANAYARINRLVEDGVIRGFGARVNHERAGQGTSAYITLKIVQNSWRTVREELRQLPGASHIALVGGDFDVLLLVHVSDNRALRELVLTRLQAIPQVLSTRTLLVFEEEDLEPQG is encoded by the coding sequence ATGGCCGAGCGGCAGGACGACGGCGGCGTGCTGCCGCCGCCGCGCCCTCTGGACGCCATAGATCAGGACATCCTGCGCATGCTCCAGGCGGACGGCCGCGCCTCGATACGGTCGGTCGCCGAGCGGGTCCACGTCTCGCGCGCCAACGCCTACGCCCGCATCAACCGGCTCGTCGAGGACGGCGTGATCCGCGGCTTCGGCGCCCGCGTCAACCACGAACGGGCGGGTCAGGGCACGTCCGCGTACATCACGCTGAAGATCGTGCAGAACTCCTGGCGCACGGTGCGCGAGGAGCTCAGACAGCTGCCCGGCGCCTCCCACATCGCTCTGGTCGGCGGCGACTTCGACGTGCTGCTGCTGGTGCACGTGTCCGACAACCGGGCGCTGCGCGAGCTGGTGCTGACCCGGCTCCAGGCGATCCCGCAGGTGCTCAGCACGCGCACGCTGCTGGTGTTCGAGGAGGAGGACCTGGAGCCCCAGGGGTGA
- the pdhA gene encoding pyruvate dehydrogenase (acetyl-transferring) E1 component subunit alpha: MTVMEQRGAYKPTPPPAWQPRTDPAPLLPDAEPYRVLGTEAAAKADPELLRTLYAQLVKGRRYNTQATALTKQGRLAVYPSTTGQEACEVAAALVLKEQDWLFPSYRDTLAVVARGVDPVEALTLLRGDWHTGYDPYEHRVAPLCTPLATQLPHAVGLAHAARLKGDDVVALAMVGDGGTSEGDFHEALNFAAVWQAPVVFLVQNNGFAISVPLAKQTAAPSLAHKAVGYGMPGRLVDGNDAAAVHEVLADAVRHARAGGGPTLVEAITYRVDAHTNADDATRYRGDAEVETWREHDPIQLLERELTGRGLLDEAGIEAARQDAETMAAALREHMNQDPALDPMDLFAHVYAEPTPHLREQQDQLRAELAAEADTEPEGGTHR; encoded by the coding sequence ATGACGGTCATGGAGCAGCGGGGCGCGTACAAGCCGACCCCGCCGCCCGCCTGGCAGCCCCGGACGGATCCCGCGCCGCTGCTGCCCGACGCCGAGCCGTACCGCGTCCTCGGCACCGAGGCGGCCGCGAAGGCCGACCCCGAGCTGCTGAGGACGCTGTACGCGCAGCTGGTGAAGGGCCGCCGCTACAACACGCAGGCCACCGCCCTCACCAAGCAGGGCCGTCTCGCGGTCTACCCCTCCACCACCGGCCAGGAGGCCTGCGAGGTCGCCGCCGCGCTGGTGCTGAAGGAGCAGGACTGGCTCTTCCCCAGCTACCGCGACACCCTCGCCGTGGTCGCCCGCGGCGTGGACCCGGTGGAGGCGCTCACGCTGCTGCGCGGCGACTGGCACACCGGCTACGACCCCTACGAGCACCGGGTCGCACCCCTGTGCACCCCCCTCGCCACCCAGCTGCCGCACGCCGTGGGCCTCGCCCACGCCGCCCGCCTCAAGGGCGACGACGTGGTCGCGCTGGCCATGGTCGGCGACGGCGGCACCAGCGAGGGCGACTTCCACGAGGCGCTGAACTTCGCCGCCGTCTGGCAGGCGCCGGTCGTCTTCCTCGTGCAGAACAACGGCTTCGCGATCTCCGTCCCGCTCGCCAAGCAGACCGCGGCCCCGTCGCTGGCCCACAAGGCCGTCGGCTACGGCATGCCCGGCCGCCTGGTCGACGGCAACGACGCCGCCGCGGTGCACGAGGTGCTCGCCGACGCCGTACGCCACGCCCGCGCGGGCGGCGGCCCCACCCTCGTCGAGGCGATCACCTACCGCGTCGACGCCCACACCAACGCCGACGACGCGACCCGCTACCGCGGCGACGCCGAGGTCGAGACCTGGCGCGAACACGACCCCATCCAGCTGCTGGAGCGCGAGCTGACCGGGCGGGGCCTGCTCGACGAGGCCGGCATCGAGGCCGCCCGCCAGGACGCCGAGACCATGGCCGCGGCCCTGCGCGAGCACATGAACCAGGACCCGGCCCTGGACCCCATGGACCTCTTCGCCCACGTCTACGCCGAGCCCACCCCGCACCTGCGCGAGCAGCAGGACCAGCTGCGGGCCGAGCTGGCGGCCGAGGCCGACACCGAGCCGGAAGGCGGCACGCACCGATGA
- a CDS encoding alpha-ketoacid dehydrogenase subunit beta, which produces MTTVAVKPATMAQALTRALRDAMAADPAVHVMGEDVGTLGGVFRVTDGLAKEFGEDRCTDTPLAEAGILGTAVGMAMYGLRPVVEMQFDAFAYPAFEQLISHVARTRNRTRGKMPLPITIRVPYGGGIGGVEHHSDSSEAYYMATPGLHVVTPATVADAYGLLRAAIASDDPVVVLEPKRLYWSKDSWNPEEPAPVEPIGRAVVRRPGRSATLITYGPSVPVCMEAAEAARAEGWDLEVVDLRSLVPFDDETVCASVRRTGRAVVVHESGSFAGPGGEIAARITERCFHHLEAPVLRVAGFDIPYPPPMLERHHLPGVDRILDAVGRLQWEAES; this is translated from the coding sequence ATGACCACCGTCGCCGTCAAGCCGGCCACCATGGCGCAGGCCCTCACGCGCGCGCTGCGCGACGCCATGGCCGCCGACCCCGCCGTGCACGTCATGGGCGAGGACGTCGGCACCCTCGGCGGCGTCTTCCGCGTCACCGACGGACTCGCCAAGGAGTTCGGCGAGGACCGGTGCACGGACACCCCGCTCGCCGAGGCGGGCATCCTCGGCACCGCCGTCGGCATGGCCATGTACGGCCTGCGACCGGTCGTGGAGATGCAGTTCGACGCGTTCGCCTACCCGGCGTTCGAGCAGCTCATCTCGCACGTGGCCCGCACGCGCAACCGCACCCGCGGCAAGATGCCCCTGCCGATCACCATCCGCGTCCCCTACGGCGGCGGCATCGGCGGCGTCGAGCACCACAGCGACTCCTCCGAGGCGTACTACATGGCGACTCCGGGGCTCCACGTCGTCACGCCCGCCACCGTCGCCGACGCCTACGGGCTGCTGCGCGCCGCCATCGCCTCCGACGACCCGGTCGTCGTCCTGGAGCCGAAGCGGCTGTACTGGTCGAAGGACTCCTGGAACCCCGAGGAGCCCGCGCCCGTTGAACCCATCGGCCGCGCGGTGGTGCGGCGCCCGGGCCGGAGCGCCACGCTCATCACGTACGGGCCGTCCGTACCCGTCTGCATGGAGGCGGCCGAGGCGGCCCGGGCCGAGGGCTGGGACCTCGAAGTCGTCGACCTGCGCTCCCTGGTGCCGTTCGACGACGAGACGGTGTGCGCCTCGGTACGGCGGACGGGGCGCGCGGTCGTCGTCCACGAGTCGGGCTCCTTCGCGGGTCCGGGCGGTGAGATCGCGGCCCGGATCACGGAGCGCTGCTTCCACCACCTGGAAGCGCCGGTGCTGCGCGTGGCCGGGTTCGACATCCCGTACCCGCCACCGATGCTGGAGCGCCACCACCTGCCCGGCGTGGACCGGATCCTGGACGCCGTGGGGCGCCTGCAGTGGGAGGCCGAGAGCTGA
- a CDS encoding dihydrolipoamide acetyltransferase family protein, translating into MAQVLEFKLPDLGEGLTEAEIVRWLVEVGDVVAIDQPVVEVETAKAMVEVPCPYGGVVTARFGEEGTELPVGAPLITVAVGEKPAAGTGDTGTGGSGNVLVGYGTSEAPARRRRVRQERPVSGASATAGQAGAAGAANGRAEATAAPVNAQAAGAAAAANGQAGGLATQDGPVPVISPLVRRLARQNGLDLRELTGSGPDGLILRADVEYALRAAGRGATAAPAAEPHPPVPQTPSPAPASASPATAAPAEIRTPLKGIRGAVADKLARSRREIPDATCWVDADATELMRARTAMNAAGGPKISLLALLARICTAALARFPELNSTVDAEAREVVRFGHVHLGFAAQTDRGLVVPVVRDAHARDAESLTAEFARLTEAGRTGTLTPGELTGGTFTLNNYGVFGVDGSTPIINHPEAAMLGVGRIVPKPWVHEGELAVRQVVQLSLTFDHRVCDGGVAGGFLRYVADCVEQPAVLLRTL; encoded by the coding sequence ATGGCACAGGTGTTGGAGTTCAAGCTGCCCGACCTCGGGGAGGGGCTCACCGAGGCGGAGATCGTGCGCTGGCTGGTCGAGGTCGGCGACGTGGTCGCGATCGACCAGCCGGTCGTCGAGGTCGAGACGGCCAAGGCGATGGTCGAGGTGCCGTGCCCCTACGGCGGCGTGGTCACGGCCCGCTTCGGCGAGGAGGGCACGGAACTGCCCGTCGGGGCACCGCTGATCACGGTGGCGGTGGGGGAGAAGCCCGCCGCCGGCACCGGCGACACCGGCACCGGGGGCTCGGGCAACGTCCTGGTCGGGTACGGCACCTCCGAGGCACCCGCGCGGCGCCGCCGGGTCCGGCAGGAGCGGCCGGTGTCCGGCGCGTCCGCGACAGCCGGGCAGGCCGGTGCCGCCGGGGCGGCGAACGGACGGGCCGAAGCCACCGCTGCCCCGGTGAACGCGCAGGCCGCGGGCGCCGCGGCGGCGGCCAACGGGCAGGCGGGCGGCCTGGCCACGCAGGACGGGCCCGTCCCCGTGATCTCGCCCCTGGTGCGCCGGCTGGCCCGGCAGAACGGCCTGGACCTGCGGGAGCTGACCGGCTCCGGCCCCGACGGGCTGATCCTGCGGGCGGACGTGGAGTACGCCCTGCGCGCCGCCGGCCGGGGCGCCACGGCGGCGCCGGCGGCCGAACCGCACCCGCCCGTGCCGCAGACACCGAGCCCGGCCCCCGCGTCGGCGTCCCCGGCGACAGCGGCCCCCGCCGAGATCCGTACCCCGCTCAAGGGCATCCGGGGCGCCGTCGCCGACAAACTGGCGCGCAGTCGCCGCGAGATCCCGGACGCCACCTGCTGGGTGGACGCCGACGCCACAGAGCTGATGCGGGCGCGCACGGCCATGAACGCGGCCGGCGGACCGAAGATCTCCCTCCTCGCCCTGCTGGCCCGGATCTGCACCGCGGCCCTCGCCCGCTTCCCCGAGCTCAACTCCACGGTGGACGCCGAGGCCAGGGAGGTCGTCCGGTTCGGCCACGTGCACCTGGGCTTCGCGGCGCAGACCGACCGGGGCCTGGTCGTCCCGGTCGTACGGGACGCACACGCACGCGACGCCGAGTCGCTGACCGCCGAGTTCGCCCGGCTGACCGAGGCGGGCCGGACGGGGACGCTCACGCCGGGCGAACTCACCGGCGGGACGTTCACGTTGAACAACTACGGCGTCTTCGGCGTCGACGGCTCCACTCCGATCATCAACCACCCCGAGGCCGCGATGCTCGGCGTCGGCCGCATCGTCCCCAAGCCGTGGGTGCACGAGGGCGAGCTGGCGGTACGGCAGGTCGTCCAGCTGTCGCTCACCTTCGACCACCGGGTGTGCGACGGCGGCGTGGCGGGCGGTTTCCTGCGGTACGTCGCGGACTGCGTGGAACAGCCGGCGGTGCTGCTGCGGACGCTGTGA